Proteins co-encoded in one Fusarium musae strain F31 chromosome 3, whole genome shotgun sequence genomic window:
- a CDS encoding hypothetical protein (EggNog:ENOG41~MEROPS:MER0001269) encodes MVRKSLAVLATVAGASGFSLGPFGTQKPIGQSEHDFKCDLPPVLSPGNDGLPSANELFDSKDAFNKQVKRHQAIVRVPSICYDDLGDVDKDERWAPFYDLHDVLAKTYPAIHKYSKLEKINKFGLVYTFTGSDSSLKPYLLAAHQDVVPVPDPSTWTHPPFDAYFDGEWLWGRGASDDKNSLTALMSAFETLLTETKWQPKRTVILAFGFDEECSGPRGAAKIGEFLTERYGDNGIPFILDEGGSGIQLIDDTLYVLPSVQEKGAIDIWAELRVKGGHSSIPSPHTGIGIMAEIISALESKPYEPAILKGSPVYNHLVCLARHSPDSHTKLHDLLKKDDLEKLKDELIHLDPMAKFTIQTTQAVDIIRGGQKINAMPEVVNLGVNYRVAPQDSLDKVQEQFVKNIDAVIQKYNLTLSAYEDDAKSQMESGFDYDGHLKLTAIRNSATTPVSPTSGPIWDIFSGTIQHSFAFDGGKVVPVGEIMTGNTDTRHYLNLSPNIYRWTPSRQRGSENIHTVDERIRIESHMDIVKFYYDLIRNFDAAEF; translated from the exons ATGGTGCGCAAGTCTCTCGCGGTCTTGGCTACTGTAGCTGGAGCTTCAGGCTTCAGTCTTGGTCCCTTTGGAACTCAAAAGCCAATTGGTCAGAGTGAGCATGACTTTAAGTGCGATTTGCCGCCTGTGCTCTCACCTGGAAACGATGGTCTTCCTTCTGCGAATGAACTATTCGACTCGAAAGATGCTTTTAATAAGCAGGTGAAGCGCCATCAAGCGATTGTGCGCGTTCCGTCAATTTGTTATGACgatcttggcgatgttgacAAAGATGAACGTTGGGCGCCGTTTTATGATTTACATGATGTCCTGGCAAAAACATACCCAGCCAT CCATAAGTATtcaaagttggagaagatTAACAAATTCGGTCTCGTTTACACATTTACCGGAAGCGACTCTTCACTCAAGCCTTATCTTCTCGCAGCTCATCAAGATGTTGTTCCCGTACCTGACCCATCAACATGGACGCATCCTCCCTTCGACGCTTACTTTGACGGAGAGTGGCTTTGGGGACGTGGAGCATCGGATGATAAGAATAGTCTCACAGCTCTCATGTCAGCCTTCGAGACTTTACTCACCGAGACGAAATGGCAGCCTAAGCGTACTGTGATCTTGGCATTTGGGTTCGATGAGGAGTGCTCTGGGCCTCGAGGCGCTGCCAAGATTGGAGAGTTCTTGACTGAGAGATATGGCGATAACGGCATTCCGTTTATCCTGGATGAGGGTGGTTCGGGAATTCAGCTCATTGACGATACTCTTTACGTTCTTCCCTCGGTGCAGGAGAAGGGTGCTATTGATATCTGGGCTGAACTTCGTGTCAAGGGTGGACACAGTTCTATTCCTTCTCCACACACCGGCATTGGTATCATGGCTGAGATTATTTCTGCTCTCGAGTCCAAGCCCTATGAGCCTGCTATTCTCAAGGGAAGCCCGGTCTACAACCACCTCGTCTGCCTGGCACGTCACTCTCCGGACTCACACACCAAACTCCATGACctgctcaagaaggatgatctggagaagctgaaggatGAGCTTATTCATCTCGACCCTATGGCCAAATTCACTATTCAAACAACACAAGCCGTTGATATTATTCGCGGTGGTCAGAAGATCAACGCTATGCCTGAAGTTGTCAACCTTGGTGTCAACTACCGTGTTGCGCCTCAAGATAGTCTTGACAAGGTACAAGAGCAATTCGTCAAGAACATTGACGCCGTTATTCAAAAGTACAACCTCACCTTAAGCGCCTACGAGGATGATGCAAAGTCTCAGATGGAATCTGGCTTCGACTACGATGGCCATCTCAAGCTCACAGCGATTCGCAACTCAGCCACAACACCCGTATCACCTACCAGTGGCCCGATCTGGGATATCTTCTCTGGTACAATCCAGCACAGCTTTGCTTTCGACGGCGGAAAGGTCGTACCTGTTGGTGAAATCATGACTGGCAACACTGATACGAGACATTACCTCA ACCTGTCGCCAAACATTTACCGCTGGACACCGAGTCGACAGCGCGGATCCGAAAACATTCACACGGTCGATGAGAGGATAAGAATTGAGTCGCACATGGACATTGTCAAGTTTTACTACGACCTGATCCGCAACTTTGACGCAGCCGAGTTCTAG
- a CDS encoding hypothetical protein (EggNog:ENOG41) produces MKFDGWVSLQLDNRVRVDNAREPWTIASVGELLTEGRKKAMMDGKGHIQGDLKQKAKEANLAQVINSEVPRITFNYFTMYNIAWFLLTDLKRASTAEVGPEFLNYIPSEDQLPFVVGYVFSTTSGHGSDVRKPGVGMTGSSTWPWKSWASSYTRVKGGSSRRRGRQRLSRRKSRM; encoded by the exons ATGAAGTTCGATGGCTGGGTGTCCCTGCAATTGGACAACCGTGTTCGTGTGGATAATGCCCGTGAGCCTTGGACAATTGCTAGTGTTGGAGAACTCTTGACGGAGGGTCGCAAGAAGGCGATGATGGATGGCAAGGGTCATATACAAGGGGACCTGAAGCAAAAGGCTAAGGAGGCCAAT CTCGCCCAAGTCATCAACAGCGAAGTCCCTCGTATCACCTTCAACTACTTCACCATGTACAACATTGCCTGGTTCCTCCTCACCGATCTCAAGCGCGCCTCCACCGCCGAAGTCGGCCCCGAGTTCCTCAACTACATACCCTCTGAGGACCAGCTCCCCTTTGTAGTAGGCTACGTCTTCTCAACGACCTCGGGGCACGGCTCCGATGTTCGAAAGCCCGGCGTGGGAATGACAGGTTCCTCAACGTGGCCATGGAAGTCATGGGCGAGTTCTTACACGAGGGTAAAGGGAGGATCATCAAGGAGGCGAGGGAGACAAAGGTTGAGCCGGAGGAAGTCGAGGATGTAG
- a CDS encoding hypothetical protein (EggNog:ENOG41), which yields MAKHVAETNAVEVPLKTAIALERGIWVRRSFSQKLTESGARRDRRSDASHSHFVEVLEKLRGYLKPIMKAGLFKPDDLDKKPDVKANHPAEGMFDVLNVYTPSEEFLNAPDITPTPTAEPETQYTVEEEVTWEDAFFAFAALLRDYDYLSLFDSYVKHNRTTIGPGSYNGAFGSAPMAETIPRGDKAALFEVFSGFHFLTTQPGHGDVEDELVRGMDAALREKKENPPRLWISWALQMYLDIVQGLGESVGRGYEQFKQESLKIQKALVDLPKTAERRQVLQAATRWNHDPIFETSQVNVEMGLAPHDSEESPEFHFLRRPYCCTQRWSGGYYTALPSPPAKRGPYPSRASAGGYQGNACFFVGKPPMDLEGYYKNYCLCLGTSLTN from the exons ATGGCTAAACATGTTGCCGAGACCAATGCTGTCGAGGTTCCTCTCAAGACTGCCATTGCTCTGGAGAGAGGTATCTGGG TTCGCAGATCCTTCTCTCAAAAACTCACAGAGAGTGGTGCAAGACGGGATCGTCGCTCCGAtgcttctcattctcacttCGTAGAAGTCCTGGAGAAGCTCCGCGGCTATCTCAAACCAATCATGAAAGCTGGTCTTTTCAAACCAGATGATCTCGACAAGAAGCCGGATGTCAAGGCAAACCACCCCGCCGAGGGCATGTTTGACGTCCTCAACGTCTACACTCCTTCTGAGGAATTCCTCAATGCTCCTGACATCACGCCTACTCCTACTGCTGAGCCTGAGACTCAATACaccgttgaggaagaggtcaCCTGGGAAGAcgccttcttcgccttcgccGCTCTTCTCCGCGACTATGATTATCTCAGTCTTTTCGACAGCTACGTAAAACACAACCGTACTACTATCGGTCCTGGATCCTACAACGGCGCCTTTG GCTCGGCGCCAATGGCAGAAACAATACCGAGAGGTGACAAGGCGGCCCTGTTCGAGGTCTTTTCGGGTTTTCACTTCCTTACCACACAGCCTGGTCATGGTGACGTGGAGGACGAGCTTGTCCGCGGCATGGACGCTGCGCtcagggaaaagaaagagaaccCTCCTCGTCTCTGGATATCTTGGGCTCTTCAGATGTATCTCGACATCGTCCAGGGTCTTGGAGAGTCCGTCGGGCGCGGGTATGAGCAGTTCAAGCAGGAGAGTCTGAAGATCCAAAAGgctcttgttgatcttccCAAGACGGCTGAGCGCAGGCAAGTCCTTCAGGCGGCGACGCGATGGAATCACGATCCTATCTTCGAGACGAGCCAGGTAAACGTGGAGATGGGCCTGGCCCCTCACGATAGTGAAGAGTCTCCTGAGTTCCACTTCCTTC GGCGTCCATACTGCTGCACCCAGCGGTGGTCTGGTGGCTACTACACAGCTCTACCAAGCCCTCCGGCAAAAAGAGGGCCGTATCCCTCAAGGGCAAGCGCGGGAGGATACCAAGGCAACGCGTGCTTCTTTGTTGGAAAGCCGCCCATGGATCTCGAGGGCTACTACAAGAACTACTGTCTCTGCCTGGGCACTTCACTCACAAACTGA
- a CDS encoding hypothetical protein (EggNog:ENOG41) — MGSPKASQLRLGDGVYVPTLAFFTPEDEVDASATEKHIIKLLESGVAGIVVHGSNGECAHLSPSERTTIIRVARDTIFHEGSGTRVPLIAGCGAQSTRETTELCEDAGKAGATHALVLPPSYYGGLLPDDLVIQHYYAVADKSPIPLLVYNFPGAAAGRDLSSDTILSIAKHPNVVGVKLTCGNTGKLARIAADCPEGFWVGGGSADFILQGHAVGANGTISGLANLCPKACVRITELAEEGNWKEARQLQAKVAKADWTAIKTGFVGVKAALGHFSGYGGEPRRPCVAPSQKDLDTIAQGFQEVMDLEVTI, encoded by the coding sequence ATGGGCTCCCCCAAGGCTTCTCAGCTGCGCCTCGGCGATGGCGTATACGTCCCTACCCTTGCGTTCTTCACTCCCGAAGACGAAGTCGATGCTTCAGCTACTGAGAAAcacatcatcaagcttctcgagtcAGGAGTAGCCGGTATTGTTGTCCACGGCTCCAACGGAGAATGTGCCCACCTCTCTCCTTCAGAACGAACCACCATCATCCGCGTTGCCAGAGATACAATCTTCCACGAGGGCAGTGGTACCCGTGTTCCTCTCATCGCAGGCTGTGGTGCTCAAAGCACAAGGGAGACAACAGAACTTTGTGAAGACGCCGGCAAGGCTGGTGCCACACACGCCCTGGTTTTGCCTCCCAGCTACTACGGCGGACTTCTCCCCGATGATCTAGTCATTCAGCACTACTACGCCGTGGCAGACAAGAGCCCAATTCCTCTTCTAGTGTACAACTTCCCCGGCGCCGCAGCTGGTCGAGACCTCTCATCCGACACGAtcctcagcatcgccaagcaCCCCAACGTCGTGGGAGTCAAGCTCACATGCGGCAACACCGGCAAGCTCGCCCGCATCGCAGCAGACTGCCCCGAGGGCTTCTGGGTCGGAGGCGGCAGCGCAGACTTCATCCTGCAAGGCCACGCCGTCGGAGCCAACGGCACCATCTCAGGCCTCGCCAACCTCTGTCCCAAAGCCTGCGTGCGCATCACAGAGCTCGCAGAAGAAGGGAACTGGAAAGAAGCCCGTCAGCTGCAGGCCAAAGTGGCCAAGGCTGACTGGACGGCGATCAAGACTGGATTCGTTGGTGTCAAGGCAGCGCTGGGACACTTTTCAGGGTACGGGGGCGAACCTAGACGACCTTGCGTGGCGCCGTCTCAGAAGGATCTTGATACTATTGCACAAGGGTTCCAAGAGGTAATGGATCTCGAAGTTACTatctaa